A genomic segment from Streptomyces antibioticus encodes:
- the hmgA gene encoding homogentisate 1,2-dioxygenase, with protein MNRGDARKTAEGLTHLTGFGNEHSSEAVPGALPEGRNSPQRAPLGLYAEQLSGSAFTEPRAHNRRSWLYRIRPSAAHPAFTRTGNGALRTAPFTETVPDPNRLRWDPLPDPAAGTDFLAGLWTLGGNGDAAQRTGMAVHLYHADTSMERVFSNADGELLIVPERGGLLLRTEFGLLRAEPGHVALIPRGVRFRVELLDTASDGGQSPTARGYVCENYGAPFQLPDLGPIGANGLANPRDFLAPVAAYEDTEGPVEVVNKFCGNLWTARYDHSPLDVVAWHGNHVPYVYDLRRFNVIGTISYDHPDPSIFTVLTSPSDTPGLAGVDFVVFAPRWLVGEDTFRPPYFHRNVMSEYMGLIEGAYDAKTAGKGGFVPGGGSLHNMMSAHGPDRETFDRASAAELRPQRVDDGLAFMFETRWPLTLTPHAAGADHLQHGYDDVWNGLERHFRPLH; from the coding sequence ATGAACCGCGGGGACGCACGGAAGACCGCCGAGGGGCTGACCCATCTGACCGGCTTCGGCAACGAGCACAGTTCCGAGGCCGTGCCGGGCGCCCTGCCGGAGGGCCGCAACTCTCCCCAGCGCGCGCCCCTGGGTCTCTACGCGGAGCAGCTCAGCGGATCGGCGTTCACCGAGCCGCGCGCCCACAACCGCCGCTCGTGGCTGTACCGGATCCGCCCGTCGGCCGCCCACCCGGCGTTCACCCGCACCGGCAACGGCGCGCTGCGCACCGCGCCCTTCACGGAGACCGTGCCGGACCCGAACCGGCTGCGCTGGGACCCCCTGCCGGACCCCGCGGCGGGCACCGACTTCCTGGCCGGCCTGTGGACCCTCGGCGGCAACGGCGACGCCGCCCAGCGCACCGGCATGGCCGTGCACCTCTACCACGCCGACACCTCGATGGAGCGGGTGTTCAGCAACGCGGACGGCGAGCTGCTGATCGTCCCCGAGCGGGGCGGGCTGCTGCTGCGCACCGAGTTCGGCCTGCTGCGTGCCGAGCCGGGCCATGTGGCGCTGATCCCGCGCGGGGTGCGCTTCCGGGTCGAGCTGCTCGACACTGCGTCGGACGGCGGGCAGAGCCCGACAGCCCGCGGCTACGTCTGCGAGAACTACGGCGCCCCCTTCCAGCTCCCCGACCTCGGCCCGATCGGCGCCAACGGCCTCGCCAACCCCCGTGACTTCCTGGCGCCGGTCGCCGCGTACGAGGACACCGAGGGGCCGGTGGAGGTCGTCAACAAGTTCTGCGGCAACCTCTGGACGGCCCGCTACGACCACTCCCCCCTCGACGTGGTCGCCTGGCACGGCAACCATGTCCCGTACGTCTACGACCTGCGCCGTTTCAACGTCATCGGCACGATCTCGTACGACCACCCGGACCCGTCGATCTTCACGGTGCTGACCTCGCCCTCGGACACCCCGGGCCTCGCCGGTGTCGACTTCGTGGTGTTCGCGCCGCGCTGGCTGGTGGGCGAGGACACCTTCCGGCCGCCGTACTTCCACCGGAACGTGATGAGCGAGTACATGGGCCTGATCGAGGGCGCCTACGACGCGAAGACGGCCGGGAAGGGCGGCTTCGTGCCGGGCGGCGGCTCGCTGCACAACATGATGTCGGCGCACGGCCCGGACCGGGAGACCTTCGACCGGGCCAGCGCGGCGGAACTGCGCCCGCAGCGCGTGGACGACGGTCTCGCGTTCATGTTCGAGACGCGCTGGCCGCTCACCCTCACCCCGCACGCGGCCGGCGCCGACCATCTCCAGCACGGGTACGACGACGTGTGGAACGGCCTGGAACGGCACTTCCGCCCCTTGCACTGA
- a CDS encoding GntR family transcriptional regulator → MTSFAPDSIVLNRKLPLWYQVSQSLRASILGRSPRDPLRLPTEEQLAGHYGVSVLTMRQALKELEDEGLITRHRRRGTFIEPDVRRGAPVRLLGSVDAIVAQQSGMTTELLEHGTAAVPAELAEHFPDLTEVAAYHRLRGDDTTGEPTNHARNYVRPELAAQIDPDDLVRWPMTKVLRDVVGADISRITDTVEARLADPETARLLRVPLLSPILHYTGVTYDTAGRVLDAAVIHYRGDRFSFTVTLDAT, encoded by the coding sequence GTGACCTCCTTCGCCCCGGACTCGATCGTCCTCAACCGCAAGCTGCCGCTCTGGTACCAGGTGTCGCAGTCGCTGCGCGCCTCGATACTGGGCCGCTCGCCCCGGGACCCGCTGCGACTGCCCACCGAGGAGCAGCTCGCCGGGCACTACGGGGTGAGCGTGCTGACCATGCGGCAGGCGCTGAAGGAGCTGGAGGACGAGGGGCTGATCACCCGGCACCGCAGGCGCGGCACGTTCATCGAGCCGGACGTGCGGCGCGGTGCGCCGGTGCGGCTGCTGGGCTCGGTCGACGCGATCGTGGCCCAGCAGTCCGGGATGACGACCGAACTGCTGGAGCACGGCACGGCGGCGGTGCCCGCCGAACTCGCCGAGCACTTCCCGGATCTGACCGAGGTGGCGGCCTACCACCGGCTGCGCGGCGACGACACGACGGGCGAGCCGACCAACCACGCCCGCAACTACGTCCGTCCCGAACTGGCCGCGCAGATCGACCCGGACGATCTGGTGCGCTGGCCGATGACCAAGGTGCTGCGGGACGTCGTGGGCGCCGACATCAGCCGGATCACGGACACGGTCGAGGCCCGGCTGGCCGATCCGGAGACGGCCCGGCTGCTGCGGGTGCCGCTGCTGAGCCCGATCCTGCACTACACGGGCGTCACCTACGACACGGCCGGGCGGGTGCTGGACGCGGCCGTCATCCACTACCGGGGCGACCGCTTCTCCTTCACGGTCACGCTCGACGCCACCTGA
- a CDS encoding type ISP restriction/modification enzyme, whose protein sequence is MPTVTHADAPPLADLMPWSVAAPRLGRAWPLAPDPAALRDRWAALVAAEGPDREALFEPTRSRTAHSAVAQLPGQAGGTERLVRAAGPCPEPVRVLAAPFDEQWLLPDHRLIDAARPELWRVADAHQVFLVESADAPPLATRLLPVPRGGRVRPLYRRPGGAEPNLAPGLLERLGHSLDPLDFLAWTLVTVGPDLTVPLPRDPSLWARGVELGHRALWLLRRDGERPKLPGGRRPYVRAPLPARPLTLRYDREEETLHLDEGRISPVPPEAWDMEAPAGTRVLERWFAARTAPAAEPGTLAAILPTAWRQTWTSELLELITVLALLAEVREQQKELTVNDGLTTADLRTSGVLPPPDTSRRPATVLDHQEEGPEGQFALL, encoded by the coding sequence ATGCCGACCGTGACGCACGCCGACGCCCCACCGCTGGCGGACCTCATGCCGTGGTCCGTCGCCGCGCCGCGCCTCGGCCGGGCCTGGCCGCTGGCCCCCGACCCGGCCGCGCTCAGGGACCGCTGGGCCGCGCTGGTGGCGGCGGAGGGCCCGGACCGCGAGGCGCTGTTCGAGCCGACGCGCTCGCGCACCGCGCACTCAGCGGTGGCGCAGCTCCCCGGGCAGGCCGGCGGCACCGAGCGGCTGGTCCGCGCGGCGGGGCCCTGCCCCGAGCCGGTACGGGTGCTGGCCGCTCCCTTCGACGAGCAGTGGCTCCTCCCCGACCACCGGCTGATCGACGCGGCCCGCCCCGAGCTGTGGCGGGTGGCCGACGCGCACCAGGTGTTCCTGGTGGAGTCGGCGGACGCGCCGCCGCTGGCGACCCGGCTGCTGCCGGTCCCGCGCGGCGGCCGGGTCCGCCCGCTGTACCGGCGTCCGGGCGGCGCGGAACCCAATCTGGCGCCGGGTCTGCTGGAGCGGCTCGGCCACTCCCTCGACCCGCTGGACTTCCTGGCCTGGACGCTCGTCACGGTCGGCCCCGACCTCACGGTGCCGCTCCCCCGCGACCCCTCGCTCTGGGCGCGCGGTGTCGAACTCGGCCACCGGGCCCTGTGGTTGCTGCGCCGCGACGGCGAGCGCCCCAAGCTCCCGGGCGGGCGCCGCCCCTACGTCCGCGCCCCGCTGCCGGCCCGCCCGCTGACCCTGCGCTACGACCGTGAGGAGGAGACCCTGCACCTCGACGAGGGCCGCATCTCCCCGGTCCCGCCGGAGGCCTGGGACATGGAGGCACCGGCCGGAACCCGGGTCCTGGAGCGGTGGTTCGCGGCCCGTACGGCACCGGCCGCCGAGCCCGGCACCCTCGCGGCGATCCTCCCCACCGCCTGGCGGCAGACCTGGACCTCCGAACTCCTGGAACTGATCACGGTGTTGGCGCTGCTCGCCGAAGTCCGGGAGCAGCAGAAGGAGTTGACCGTCAACGACGGGCTCACCACGGCGGACCTGCGGACATCGGGCGTCCTCCCACCGCCGGACACCTCCCGCCGCCCGGCAACGGTCCTGGACCACCAGGAGGAGGGCCCGGAGGGCCAGTTCGCCCTGCTGTAG
- a CDS encoding CaiB/BaiF CoA transferase family protein, whose translation MDGLPPPLEGVTVVAVEQAVAAPFATRQLADLGARVIKVERIDGGDFARGYDTAAGGLASHFVWCNRGKESIALDLKDPRGLDVVRRLIADADVFVQNLAQGAAARLGLDAATLCAAHPRLIAVDVSGYGAGGPYADKRAYDMLVQCEAGLVSVTGTPGQPVKAGIPAADIAAGMYAFSGVLAALVRRGTTGRGGPVEVSMLEALAEWMGHPLHHTIHGGTPPERTGLAHAVIAPYDAYPTADGGRVLLSVQNDREWRRLAEQVMRRPELGTDPAFATNAARVARRERTDALVTEALGALGTDEALALLEAAGIACARLRDLRELNEHPQLAARERWREVGSPVGPLRALLPPITLPGGSEARMGDVPALGEHTEALLRAAGMTDEEIAALRRDGVAA comes from the coding sequence ATGGATGGACTTCCCCCGCCCCTGGAGGGCGTCACCGTCGTCGCCGTCGAGCAGGCCGTCGCGGCCCCGTTCGCCACCCGGCAGCTCGCCGATCTGGGCGCGCGGGTGATCAAGGTGGAGCGGATCGACGGCGGTGACTTCGCGCGCGGCTACGACACCGCCGCCGGCGGCCTCGCCTCCCACTTCGTGTGGTGCAACCGGGGCAAGGAGTCCATCGCCCTGGACCTGAAGGACCCGCGCGGCCTGGACGTCGTACGGCGGCTGATCGCGGACGCGGACGTGTTCGTGCAGAACCTGGCGCAGGGGGCGGCGGCCCGGCTCGGCCTGGACGCCGCGACGCTGTGTGCGGCGCATCCGCGGCTGATCGCCGTGGACGTCTCGGGGTACGGCGCCGGCGGCCCGTACGCCGACAAGCGGGCGTACGACATGCTCGTGCAGTGCGAGGCGGGTCTGGTGTCGGTGACCGGGACGCCCGGGCAGCCGGTGAAGGCGGGGATCCCGGCGGCCGACATCGCGGCCGGGATGTACGCCTTCTCGGGGGTGCTGGCCGCGCTGGTGCGGCGGGGCACGACCGGGCGGGGCGGTCCGGTGGAGGTGTCGATGCTGGAGGCGCTCGCCGAGTGGATGGGGCATCCGCTGCACCACACCATCCACGGGGGCACGCCGCCCGAGCGCACCGGTCTCGCGCACGCCGTGATCGCGCCCTACGACGCCTATCCCACGGCCGACGGCGGCCGGGTGCTGCTGTCGGTGCAGAACGACCGCGAGTGGCGGCGGCTGGCCGAACAGGTGATGCGGCGGCCCGAGCTGGGCACGGACCCGGCGTTCGCGACGAACGCGGCCCGGGTGGCGCGCCGGGAGCGCACGGACGCACTGGTGACCGAGGCGCTGGGCGCGCTCGGCACCGACGAGGCGCTGGCGCTCCTGGAGGCCGCGGGCATCGCCTGCGCACGCCTGAGGGACCTGCGGGAACTGAACGAGCATCCGCAGCTCGCGGCCCGTGAGCGGTGGCGGGAAGTGGGGTCGCCGGTCGGGCCGTTGCGCGCGCTGCTGCCTCCGATCACACTGCCGGGCGGGTCGGAGGCGCGGATGGGGGACGTACCCGCGCTCGGGGAACACACCGAAGCGCTGCTGCGTGCCGCGGGGATGACGGACGAGGAGATCGCAGCGCTGCGCCGGGACGGTGTGGCCGCCTGA
- a CDS encoding anti-sigma factor: MSVLGSLFRREDRHSLAAPYALDALDADERRRFEKHLRSCDRCAAEVRELAEDAVRLAWSQSAPPPAAMRERVLAAVQRTPQEPVRAPVRERAPQLPPHVWGTEPPPGRSRAPRARRPLFVPFATATAAAALVVAGLFAVQANRAQDELAAERDRAREIAHVLAAPDARATTGADQRGRSIGVIASASEGEAVVTLSGYGELPTGQVHQLWLMRPDAQPRSLGLFAGDTPLVATGLDTAATSLAVTVEPDGGSAQPTSQPIVQLTLKSVGFGE; the protein is encoded by the coding sequence ATGAGCGTCCTCGGTTCGCTGTTCCGCCGTGAGGACCGGCACTCGCTGGCCGCGCCCTACGCGCTGGACGCCCTCGACGCCGATGAGCGCCGCCGGTTCGAGAAGCATCTGCGCTCCTGCGACCGGTGCGCCGCCGAGGTGCGCGAACTGGCCGAGGACGCGGTCCGGCTGGCCTGGTCGCAGTCCGCGCCGCCGCCGGCCGCGATGCGCGAACGGGTGCTGGCCGCCGTCCAGCGGACCCCGCAGGAGCCGGTGCGTGCGCCGGTGCGTGAGCGCGCGCCCCAACTGCCTCCCCATGTCTGGGGCACGGAACCACCGCCCGGACGCTCCCGTGCGCCCCGTGCGCGCCGCCCGCTGTTCGTGCCGTTCGCCACGGCCACCGCGGCGGCGGCCCTCGTGGTCGCCGGGCTCTTCGCCGTCCAGGCGAACCGCGCCCAGGACGAGTTGGCCGCCGAACGCGACCGGGCACGTGAGATCGCCCACGTTCTCGCAGCTCCGGACGCGCGCGCGACGACCGGGGCGGATCAGCGGGGCCGCAGTATCGGAGTGATCGCTTCCGCATCGGAGGGCGAGGCGGTCGTCACGTTGAGCGGATACGGCGAGCTGCCCACCGGACAGGTGCATCAGCTCTGGCTCATGCGCCCCGACGCGCAACCGCGCTCCCTCGGGCTCTTCGCGGGCGACACGCCCTTGGTCGCGACCGGACTCGACACCGCGGCGACGTCACTCGCTGTGACCGTCGAGCCCGACGGTGGGTCAGCTCAGCCCACCAGCCAGCCGATTGTCCAACTCACCCTGAAATCGGTTGGATTCGGAGAGTGA
- a CDS encoding sigma-70 family RNA polymerase sigma factor, which yields MEADELLVLVAGGDQRAFEQLYGLVSGPVFGLVRRVVRDPAQSEEVTQEVLLEAWRSAARFDPGRGSALSWILTLAHRRAVDRVRSARAAVDREQREGRRYHDPAFDQVSEEVEAGLERELVRRCLNRLTALQRQSVTLAYYDGYTYREVAERLSLPLGTVKTRMRDGLTRLRHCLGGAA from the coding sequence ATGGAGGCGGACGAGCTGCTGGTGCTCGTCGCTGGAGGCGATCAGCGAGCCTTCGAGCAGTTGTACGGACTGGTGTCCGGACCGGTGTTCGGGCTCGTGCGCCGGGTCGTGCGCGACCCCGCGCAGTCGGAGGAGGTCACCCAAGAGGTGCTCCTGGAGGCATGGCGCTCCGCAGCACGCTTCGATCCCGGGCGCGGCAGCGCCCTCTCCTGGATCCTCACCCTCGCCCACCGGCGGGCGGTCGACCGGGTGCGCAGCGCGCGGGCCGCCGTCGACCGGGAGCAGCGCGAGGGCCGGCGCTATCACGATCCGGCCTTCGACCAGGTGTCGGAGGAGGTCGAGGCGGGCCTGGAACGGGAGTTGGTGCGCCGCTGCCTCAACCGGCTGACGGCTCTCCAGCGTCAGTCCGTGACGCTCGCCTACTACGACGGGTACACCTACCGTGAGGTGGCGGAGCGGCTGTCGCTGCCGCTCGGCACGGTCAAGACGCGCATGCGGGACGGGCTCACGCGGCTGCGCCACTGCCTGGGAGGTGCCGCATGA
- a CDS encoding DUF4331 domain-containing protein, with protein sequence MTAISSSGAGRRSVATLICGALAAGGLAAAGMATLAPGAAHASSHREAPLISGTPQYDNTDLYAFVSPDHPDTTTIVANWIPFEEPAGGPNFFPFAEDAQYDIHVDNNGDAQGELLFRYTFKTHVKNKKTFLYNTGAVESLDDKDLNVTQTYDLELVKLKNQKVVHKTKLADDVPVAPSNVGKASMPNYAKLRDQAIYKLPGGAKTFAGQADDPFFLDLRVFDLLYGGNLSEVGNDTLKGYNVNSIALQVPTDMITESKDQPIVGIWSTTQRRNAQGYYSQVSRLGMPLVNEVVNPLKDKDKFNASAPWEDAQFLKNVTNPELPKLIEAIYKIKAPAEPRNDLVDVFLKGVKGLNQPPYVKPSEQLRLNTSIKPTASPKRLGVLDGDNAGFPNGRRLTDDVIDVSLQVVEGELVGSKNDLGDAVDKNDKTFEKAFPYVALPTEGSRGPLAKGVSSGTDVRSQLGDALQPASSTETNTNLIAASAGAGAAGVLLIGGGLMWWRRATRGTGGRGHRGY encoded by the coding sequence ATGACAGCTATCTCCAGCAGCGGCGCGGGACGCAGGAGCGTCGCGACTCTCATATGCGGTGCGCTGGCCGCCGGGGGGCTCGCGGCCGCCGGTATGGCCACTCTGGCGCCGGGGGCGGCCCACGCCTCCAGCCACCGGGAGGCCCCGCTCATCTCGGGCACCCCGCAGTACGACAACACGGACCTGTACGCGTTCGTCAGCCCGGACCATCCGGACACGACGACGATCGTCGCGAACTGGATCCCCTTCGAGGAACCGGCCGGCGGCCCGAACTTCTTCCCGTTCGCCGAGGACGCCCAGTACGACATCCACGTCGACAACAACGGTGACGCGCAGGGCGAGCTGCTCTTCCGCTACACCTTCAAGACCCATGTGAAGAACAAGAAGACGTTCCTCTACAACACCGGCGCGGTCGAGAGCCTGGACGACAAGGACCTCAACGTCACCCAGACCTACGACCTGGAGCTGGTCAAGCTCAAGAACCAGAAGGTCGTGCACAAGACGAAGCTGGCGGACGACGTGCCGGTGGCGCCGTCGAACGTGGGCAAGGCGTCCATGCCGAACTACGCCAAGCTGCGCGACCAGGCGATCTACAAGCTCCCCGGCGGCGCGAAGACCTTCGCCGGCCAGGCCGACGACCCGTTCTTCCTGGACCTGCGCGTCTTCGACCTGCTGTACGGCGGCAACCTGTCCGAGGTCGGTAACGACACCCTCAAGGGCTACAACGTCAACTCGATCGCCCTCCAGGTGCCCACCGACATGATCACCGAGTCGAAGGACCAGCCGATCGTCGGCATCTGGTCCACCACCCAGCGCCGTAACGCGCAGGGCTACTACTCCCAGGTGTCGCGTCTGGGCATGCCGCTGGTCAACGAGGTCGTCAACCCCCTCAAGGACAAGGACAAGTTCAACGCGTCCGCGCCCTGGGAGGACGCCCAGTTCCTGAAGAACGTCACCAACCCCGAGCTGCCGAAGCTCATCGAGGCGATCTACAAGATCAAGGCCCCGGCGGAGCCGCGCAACGACCTGGTCGACGTGTTCCTCAAGGGCGTCAAGGGGCTCAACCAGCCGCCGTACGTGAAGCCTTCGGAGCAGCTCCGCCTCAACACCTCGATCAAGCCGACCGCCAGCCCCAAGCGGCTGGGCGTGCTGGACGGCGACAACGCGGGCTTCCCCAACGGCCGGCGGCTGACCGACGACGTCATCGACGTCTCGCTCCAGGTCGTCGAGGGTGAACTGGTCGGCTCCAAGAACGACTTGGGTGACGCGGTCGACAAGAACGACAAGACCTTCGAGAAGGCCTTCCCGTACGTCGCCCTGCCGACCGAGGGTTCGCGCGGTCCGCTCGCCAAGGGTGTCAGCAGCGGCACCGACGTCCGCAGCCAGCTCGGTGACGCCCTCCAGCCGGCCTCCTCGACCGAGACGAACACGAACCTGATCGCCGCGTCCGCCGGCGCCGGTGCGGCCGGCGTCCTCCTCATCGGCGGCGGCCTCATGTGGTGGCGCCGCGCCACCCGCGGGACGGGCGGCCGGGGTCACCGGGGCTACTAG
- a CDS encoding tetratricopeptide repeat protein, translated as MSPRTNDGEPERELPASGRRSEDTDADAVTVTVAGADAGAGQDTEAKATEAAATDEPVADQTVADEPVAGEPVSDERVAAVRRVAAAGRRRRVVELGACAAMLAVALTAGAIAVGATHETRNTPVVTAAAVTPGLLASADLGEGITALQAHLRAQPRDFGGWATLGLAYVEQARTNGDPSRYPQAEQALKRSLALRPDNDQALAGRAALAAARHDFPNALKYADQALKQNPYSERALCSRIDALVELGRYDDAARAADLADERRPGVPVFTRYAYVRELRGDVTTARRVLDQALNSATTPGDIAYVATQIGQLAWNQGDYEDALTHYARALAADENYLPALEGRARAQAASGRRAEALTGLENVVARFPLPGPLVELGELYEARGAEGDRAKADDQYTLVDAWTALARANGVNADLDTALAAADHGDRTAALRAARAEWDRRRTVHTADALAWALHVNGKDAEALPYARRATATGYRNASFLYHRGVIEQATGNAKDARTHLTAALKLNPGFSPPGARAARTALKALEAAK; from the coding sequence ATGTCCCCGCGTACGAACGACGGCGAGCCGGAGCGCGAACTCCCGGCATCCGGACGGCGGTCCGAGGACACGGACGCGGACGCGGTCACAGTCACGGTCGCGGGCGCGGACGCGGGCGCCGGGCAGGACACCGAGGCCAAGGCCACCGAAGCCGCCGCGACCGACGAACCGGTGGCCGACCAAACGGTGGCCGACGAACCGGTGGCCGGCGAACCGGTGTCCGACGAGCGGGTCGCCGCCGTGCGCCGGGTCGCCGCCGCCGGGCGGCGCCGGCGGGTGGTCGAACTCGGGGCCTGTGCCGCCATGCTGGCCGTGGCCCTCACCGCCGGCGCGATCGCCGTCGGGGCCACCCACGAGACCCGGAACACCCCCGTGGTGACGGCCGCCGCGGTCACCCCCGGACTGCTCGCCAGCGCCGACCTCGGCGAGGGCATCACCGCGCTCCAGGCCCATCTCCGCGCCCAGCCGAGGGACTTCGGCGGCTGGGCCACCCTCGGCCTCGCCTACGTCGAGCAGGCCCGCACCAACGGCGACCCGTCCCGCTACCCGCAGGCCGAGCAGGCCCTCAAGCGCTCCCTCGCGCTGCGCCCGGACAACGACCAGGCGCTCGCGGGCCGCGCCGCCCTGGCCGCCGCCCGCCACGACTTCCCGAACGCCCTGAAGTACGCCGACCAGGCGCTGAAGCAGAACCCGTACAGCGAACGCGCCCTGTGCTCCCGGATCGACGCCCTCGTCGAACTCGGCCGCTACGACGACGCCGCGCGTGCCGCCGACCTCGCGGACGAACGGCGTCCGGGCGTACCGGTGTTCACGCGCTACGCCTACGTCCGTGAACTGCGCGGCGACGTCACCACCGCCCGCCGCGTCCTCGACCAGGCGCTCAACTCGGCCACCACGCCCGGCGACATCGCCTACGTGGCCACCCAGATCGGCCAACTGGCGTGGAACCAGGGCGACTACGAGGACGCCCTCACCCACTACGCCCGCGCCCTCGCCGCCGACGAGAACTACCTCCCGGCACTGGAGGGCAGGGCCCGCGCCCAGGCGGCGAGCGGCCGGCGGGCCGAGGCGCTGACCGGGCTGGAGAACGTCGTCGCCCGCTTCCCGCTCCCCGGACCGCTGGTGGAACTCGGCGAGCTGTACGAGGCCCGCGGCGCCGAGGGCGACCGGGCGAAGGCCGACGACCAGTACACCCTGGTCGACGCCTGGACGGCGCTGGCCCGCGCCAACGGCGTCAACGCCGACCTGGACACCGCGCTGGCCGCCGCCGACCACGGCGACCGGACGGCGGCACTGCGCGCGGCCCGCGCCGAGTGGGACCGCCGCCGGACCGTGCACACGGCGGACGCCCTCGCCTGGGCCCTGCACGTCAACGGAAAGGACGCCGAGGCCCTCCCCTACGCCCGCAGGGCCACCGCGACCGGCTACCGCAACGCCTCCTTCCTCTACCACCGCGGCGTGATCGAGCAGGCCACCGGCAACGCGAAGGACGCCCGCACGCACCTCACGGCGGCCCTGAAGCTGAACCCCGGCTTCTCCCCGCCGGGCGCCCGCGCGGCCCGTACGGCACTCAAGGCACTGGAGGCGGCCAAGTGA